A single genomic interval of Anopheles marshallii chromosome 2, idAnoMarsDA_429_01, whole genome shotgun sequence harbors:
- the LOC128718922 gene encoding protein yellow-like — MMALGRRLFALVLVIGCALGQQTNENGQQPFDSLSPPTPAVPTAAGEKQFRVVYEWNVLDFAFTNEDERAHALYGGHYIPKNVLISDCKPFANRLYLTIPRMLPGVPATLGYVVRPDNNGRTDPEIVPYPSWEMNERGNCSALQFVQGIAVDKNGIMWVVDSGRTETLTRGKDHVVCPPKILLLDLKRNGTIILRYQFPESVVPAGNNYLNKIVVDDAFGGFAYITDNSGADPGIVVFSRRLIRSWKVRENNSMRAARNAVRFGVNGTELNFSIHIDSIALGPYYNPNLSPDQPVVDTLVNSQNYERNVYYSPLSSYHVYSLPASLLRDPEYIGRATPRDILEAVVDYGRKQSQTDGMFMDNQGVLYYGLLGEHAIAKWDSYKPFTAENQQIIAKDATYIQWVDSMGIDHEGYLYVVVNRLHNFVAGRLNPLEVNFRILRAKTGALSYVYTPDNLFNSDGKFLYSGATGERFADNGLLYQYEGTTPASSRLAAAGILGASGATVNTSFAGFIGVLVLCVVTGMIGRWSVV, encoded by the exons ATGATGGCACTGGGACGAAGGTTGTTCGCGTTGGTGCTAGTGATCGGGTGCGCACTGGGGCAGCAAACTAACGAGAACGGCCAGCAGCCGTTTGACAGTCTGAGCCCCCCGACACCCGCGGTACCGACTGCGGCGGGTGAAAAGCAGTTCCGGGTGGTGTACGAATGGAATGTGCTCGACTTTGCCTTCACGAATGAGGACGAACGGGCGCATGCCCTGTACGGTGGACATTACATCCCGAAGAACGTGCTCATCTCCGACTGTAAGCCGTTCGCGAATCGACTCTATCTGACCATTCCGCGCATGCTGCCGGGAGTTCCGGCAACGCTTGGGTACGTCGTACGGCCGGATAACAATGGGCGTACCGATCCGGAGATTGTACCGTACCCGTCCTGGGAGATGAACGAGCGAGGCAACTGCTCGGCGCTTCAGTTTGTCCAGGGCATCGCCGTCGACAAGAATGGCATCATGTGGGTCGTCGATTCTGGACGCACCGAAACGTTGACGCGTG GTAAAGATCATGTCGTCTGTCCACCGAAGATCTTGTTGCTGGATCTGAAACGCAACGGCACCATCATCCTACGGTACCAGTTCCCGGAGTCGGTTGTACCAGCGGGTAATAATTACCTCAACAAGATCGTTGTAGACGACGCGTTCGGAGGGTTCGCCTACATCACCGATAACAGTGGTGCCGATCCAGGCATTGTGGTATTCTCGCGACGACTCATCAGGTCGTGGAAGGTGCGAGAGAACAACTCGATGCGTGCGGCCCGTAATGCGGTGCGGTTCGGCGTCAACGGTACGGAGTTAAACTTCTCGATCCACATCGATAGTATCGCACTCGGTCCGTACTACAATCCCAACCTTTCCCCGGACCAACCGGTCGTGGATACGCTTGTCAATAGCCAGAACTACGAGCGTAACGTGTACTACAGCCCACTGTCCAGCTATCACGTCTATTCGCTTCCGGCCTCCCTTCTGCGCGACCCGGAGTATATTGGTCGGGCGACCCCGCGTGACATCCTCGAAGCCGTCGTAGACTACGGTCGGAAGCAGTCACAAACGGACGGCATGTTTATGGACAACCAGGGTGTGCTGTACTACGGGTTGCTCGGTGAGCACGCCATCGCCAAGTGGGACAGCTACAAACCGTTCACCGCGGAAAACCAGCAGATCATCGCGAAAGATGCCACCTACATCCAGTGGGTAGATAGTATGGGCATCGACCACGAAGGCTACCTGTACGTGGTGGTTAACCGACTGCACAACTTTGTCGCCGGCCGCCTTAACCCGCTCGAGGTGAACTTCCGCATACTGCGTGCGAAAACGGGCGCACTCAGCTACGTCTACACGCCGGACAACTTGTTCAACAGCGATGGAAAGTTCCTGTACTCGGGTGCGACCGGCGAACGGTTCGCGGACAACGGGTTGCTGTATCAGTACGAAGGCACTACGCCTGCCTCGAGCCGATTGGCAGCGGCGGGAATACTTGGTGCGAGCGGTGCCACGGTAAACACTTCCTTCGCTGGATTTATCGGTGTCCTTGTTCTGTGCGTCGTGACTGGCATGATTGGCCGGTGGAGCGTTGTTTAG
- the LOC128718924 gene encoding mitotic checkpoint protein BUB3-like, whose product MARKGEVQIINPPSDVISAVKFSPKTSQFLLVSSWDTSVRLYDVVNNTLRHKFFHTSPVLDCTFLDSVKTVSGGLDNTVKLYDLNTHIEHNLGTHDAAVKCVEYASMVNGILTGSWDRTVKLWDGREKECVGTYDQSAGKVYSMSCIEERLVVATSDRKVLIWDLRHMSNYVERRESSLKYQTRTVRCFPNKEGYVMSSIEGRVALEYFNPSPEWQMKKFAFKCHRSKQNEIEHIYPVNAISFHNVYNTFASGGSDGFVNIWDGFNKKRLCQFHMYDSSISSLCFSDDGSALAIACSYMDEAETPPEPYPEPILYVRYVSEQETRPK is encoded by the exons ATGGCACGTAAAGGGGAAGTGCAAATTATTAACCCACCCAGTGATGTAATATCGGCGGTAAAGTTTTCTCCCAAAACCAGCCAATTTCTACTCGTTTCGTCGTGGGACACCAGCGTCCGGTTGTACGATGTTGTCAACAACACGCTCCGCCATAAGTTTTTCCACACCTCACCCGTgctggattgcacttttttg GATTCCGTAAAAACCGTCAGCGGTGGACTGGACAATACGGTGAAGCTGTACGATCTGAACACACACATCGAGCATAACCTGGGAACGCACGATGCCGCCGTGAAGTGTGTTGAGTATgcgtcgatggtcaacgggATACTCACCGGAAGCTGGGATCGAACGGTGAAGCTGTGGGACGGGCGTGAAAAAGAGTGCGTGGGAACGTATGACCAGAGTGCCGGCAAAGTGTACTCGATGAGCTGTATCGAGGAGCGGCTCGTTGTGGCCACCTCCGACCGGAAGGTGTTGATCTGGGATCTGCGACACATGAGCAACTATGTCGAGCGACGCGAATCGTCGCTAAAGTATCAAACTCGCACCGTGCGTTGCTTCCCGAACAAGGAAGGGTACGTGATGAGCTCCATCGAAGGACGGGTAGCGCTGGAGTACTTCAATCCGAGCCCGGAATGGCAGATGAAAAAGTTCGCCTTCAAATGCCACCGGTCGAAGCAGAACGAAATTGAACATATCTATCCGGTGAACGCGATTAGCTTCCATAATGTGTACAATACCTTCGCTTCGGGCGGTTCGGATGGTTTTGTAAACATCTGGGACGGGTTCAACAAGAAGCGGTTGTGTCAATTCCACATGTACGATAGTTCGATATCTAGCTTGTGTTTCAGCGACGATGGAAGCGCACTGGCGATCGCCTGTTCGTACATGGATGAGGCTGAAACCCCTCCGGAACCGTACCCAGAACCGATACTGTACGTACGTTACGTGAGCGAGCAGGAAACGCGACCAAAGTAG